One genomic window of Pseudomonas aeruginosa includes the following:
- a CDS encoding spore coat U domain-containing protein, giving the protein MSRHSTSACLLGFATLCASPLLLAACTTSSGTGNFGSLSSFTVASTAQTITGTTGFKCTGSLLSILSTNTIDATIASTANPLGTTPRLYNAASGTYLPYSICKDNGCGTVYNVGSTVRWSSTTFLGILGLFNATDGSLPLYLRTATGVTLPAGTYTDTIGLNWAWHLCAAGIGPVCVYDDGTASSSVNVTLTVLKDCFIDSAPDLSFGSAALVSAFTAVNQNIGVRCTLNATYTIGFDNGNNFSGGWRRMLSGANAIQYNLYKPGDSTVWTTSNTQAGTGSGAAQNVPYRAIVNPAQGNVPAGTYSDTVRVILTY; this is encoded by the coding sequence ATGAGCCGCCACTCCACGTCCGCCTGCCTGCTCGGCTTCGCTACGCTCTGCGCCAGCCCGTTGCTGCTCGCCGCCTGCACCACCAGCTCCGGCACCGGCAATTTCGGCAGCCTGAGCTCGTTCACCGTGGCCAGCACCGCCCAGACCATCACCGGCACCACCGGCTTCAAGTGCACCGGCAGCCTGTTGTCGATCCTCAGCACCAACACCATCGACGCGACCATCGCCAGCACCGCCAATCCGCTGGGCACCACGCCGCGGCTGTACAACGCCGCCAGCGGCACCTACCTGCCCTACAGTATCTGCAAGGACAACGGCTGCGGCACCGTCTACAACGTCGGCTCGACGGTACGCTGGAGCAGCACCACCTTCCTCGGCATCCTCGGCCTGTTCAACGCCACCGACGGCAGCCTGCCGCTGTACCTGCGCACCGCCACCGGGGTGACCCTGCCGGCCGGCACCTATACCGATACCATCGGCCTGAACTGGGCCTGGCACCTGTGCGCGGCGGGCATCGGCCCAGTCTGCGTATACGACGACGGCACCGCCAGCAGCAGCGTCAACGTTACCCTGACGGTGCTCAAGGACTGCTTCATCGACAGCGCTCCGGACCTCAGCTTCGGCAGCGCCGCGCTGGTCTCGGCCTTCACCGCGGTGAACCAGAACATTGGCGTGCGCTGCACCCTGAACGCCACCTATACCATCGGCTTCGACAACGGCAACAACTTCAGCGGCGGCTGGCGGCGAATGCTCAGCGGCGCCAACGCGATCCAGTACAACCTCTACAAACCGGGAGACTCGACGGTCTGGACCACCAGCAACACCCAGGCAGGCACCGGTAGCGGCGCCGCGCAGAACGTGCCGTACCGGGCCATCGTCAACCCGGCCCAGGGCAACGTCCCCGCCGGTACCTACAGCGATACCGTGCGGGTCATCCTCACCTACTGA
- a CDS encoding spinster family MFS transporter, producing MHNNNNGYPSNLAAWTTVAILMVAYVLSFIDRQILNLLVGPIRRDLAISDTEMSLLMGLSFALFYTLCGIPLGRMADNRSRRGLILFGVLVWSAMTAACGLARSYWQFLTFRVGVGVGEAALSPAAYSLIADSFPRERRATAISVYSMGIYLGSGLAFLLGGLVIKFASAQGDVHLPLFGEVRPWQLIFLILGAAGVLFCLLLLAIREPARRGVGAGVAVPLGEVGAYLRANRKTVLCHNFGFACLSFAGYGSGAWVPTFFVRTHGWDAGHVGVVYGSIVAVFGCLGIVFGGRLADYWAKRGRSDANMRVGLLAAWAVIPFTLVYPLLDNANWAAALMAPTVFFLSMPFGVAPAAIQEIMPNSMRGQASAIYLFVVTLFGLGVGPTAVALVTDFVFADDMALRYSLLLVTLAAVLGAVVLLGIGLKPYRASLEHLKDWSLRREGEGGEDWKASRQPA from the coding sequence ATGCATAACAACAATAACGGCTATCCCTCCAACCTTGCGGCCTGGACCACGGTGGCGATCCTCATGGTCGCCTATGTGCTGTCCTTCATCGACCGGCAGATCCTCAACCTGCTGGTCGGCCCGATCCGCCGCGACCTGGCCATCAGCGATACGGAAATGAGCCTGCTGATGGGCTTGTCCTTCGCCCTGTTCTACACCCTTTGCGGTATCCCGCTCGGACGCATGGCCGACAACCGCAGCCGGCGCGGCCTGATCCTGTTCGGCGTGCTGGTGTGGAGCGCGATGACCGCGGCCTGCGGTCTGGCGCGCAGCTATTGGCAATTCCTCACCTTCCGGGTCGGCGTCGGGGTCGGCGAGGCGGCGCTGTCGCCAGCGGCCTATTCGCTGATCGCCGACAGCTTCCCGCGCGAGCGTCGGGCGACGGCGATCAGCGTCTACTCGATGGGCATCTACCTGGGCTCGGGGCTGGCCTTCCTGCTCGGCGGGCTGGTGATCAAGTTCGCCTCGGCCCAGGGCGACGTGCATCTGCCGCTGTTCGGCGAGGTGCGCCCGTGGCAACTGATCTTCCTCATCCTCGGCGCCGCCGGCGTGCTCTTCTGCCTGTTGCTGCTGGCTATCCGCGAGCCGGCCCGGCGCGGAGTCGGCGCAGGCGTGGCGGTGCCGCTGGGCGAGGTCGGCGCCTACCTGCGGGCCAACCGCAAGACCGTGCTCTGCCACAACTTCGGTTTCGCCTGCCTGTCCTTCGCCGGCTACGGCAGCGGCGCCTGGGTGCCGACCTTCTTCGTCCGCACCCACGGCTGGGACGCCGGTCATGTCGGGGTGGTCTACGGCAGCATCGTCGCGGTGTTCGGCTGTCTCGGCATCGTCTTCGGCGGGCGTCTGGCCGACTACTGGGCGAAGCGCGGGCGCAGCGACGCGAACATGCGCGTCGGGCTGCTCGCCGCCTGGGCGGTGATTCCCTTCACCCTGGTCTATCCGCTGCTGGACAACGCCAATTGGGCGGCGGCGCTGATGGCGCCGACGGTGTTCTTCCTGAGCATGCCGTTCGGCGTGGCCCCGGCGGCGATCCAGGAGATCATGCCCAACTCGATGCGCGGCCAGGCCTCGGCGATCTACCTGTTCGTGGTCACCCTGTTCGGTCTCGGCGTGGGCCCGACGGCGGTGGCGTTGGTCACCGATTTCGTCTTCGCCGACGACATGGCGCTGCGCTACTCGCTGCTGCTGGTGACCCTGGCCGCGGTGCTTGGTGCGGTGGTCCTGCTGGGGATCGGCCTCAAGCCCTATCGCGCCAGCCTGGAGCACCTGAAGGACTGGAGCCTGCGACGGGAAGGCGAGGGCGGCGAGGATTGGAAGGCGTCCCGGCAGCCGGCCTGA